The Antarcticibacterium sp. 1MA-6-2 genome has a window encoding:
- a CDS encoding polysaccharide deacetylase family protein, translated as MLLIYTPKITPRIIYAFKHVCTQILGLDINFTTKIEEFIAHQDLKFSYGKKRLGNELFIQNVELLLEQGLSDVDVKVQTWGETKCFFSVSENSDLPFDIFASSFYMLSRYEEYLPHVKDDFGRFPASESLAYKEGLLEFPVVEIWAYKFKEILEERFENIQWKNRKFETTTIISVSHVFNFKNKGFLRSLVGTIMDIGKLKFSRVVDRIKVLLRIEKDPYNVFDDLILFIKRHKTKMVFMFQLSDFNAYDKNINHNRLNYKSIIKYVADYSQVGLRLGYFAIKEQEVLKKEKKRFENIIHGPLQNVINPKYNLSLPTHYGFLNELEIPNDYSMGYPESIGFRAGTSCSFLFYDLNMEVTTPLTIHPYVFHSQVCHSRSEGEIKSKLGGIIGELKKVDGTFRGIFKNRDFSPYSDPEYYYSLLRQINDIR; from the coding sequence ATGCTTTTAATTTATACTCCTAAAATTACTCCAAGGATCATATATGCTTTTAAACATGTATGTACACAAATTTTGGGATTGGATATTAATTTTACAACCAAAATTGAAGAATTCATTGCTCACCAGGATCTTAAGTTTTCTTACGGAAAAAAACGCCTTGGGAATGAGCTTTTTATTCAAAATGTAGAACTTCTCCTGGAGCAGGGATTAAGTGATGTAGATGTGAAGGTTCAAACCTGGGGAGAGACAAAATGTTTTTTTTCTGTTTCTGAAAATAGTGATCTTCCTTTTGACATTTTTGCTTCGTCCTTTTATATGCTCTCCCGTTATGAGGAATATCTGCCGCATGTAAAGGATGACTTTGGTCGCTTTCCTGCTTCTGAAAGTTTGGCATACAAGGAAGGGCTACTTGAGTTTCCTGTTGTTGAAATCTGGGCTTATAAATTCAAAGAAATTCTGGAGGAACGGTTTGAAAATATTCAATGGAAAAACCGAAAATTTGAGACTACTACCATAATCTCAGTAAGCCATGTTTTCAATTTTAAAAACAAAGGTTTTCTGCGCAGTCTTGTAGGTACCATAATGGATATCGGGAAATTAAAATTTTCCCGGGTAGTGGATCGCATAAAGGTGTTATTGAGAATTGAAAAAGATCCTTATAATGTATTTGACGATCTAATTCTTTTTATAAAACGACATAAAACAAAAATGGTTTTTATGTTTCAGCTTAGTGATTTTAATGCTTACGACAAGAATATTAATCATAATAGGCTTAACTACAAATCCATCATTAAATATGTAGCGGATTACTCCCAGGTGGGACTTCGACTAGGGTATTTTGCAATAAAGGAGCAGGAGGTTCTTAAGAAGGAAAAGAAACGATTTGAAAATATAATTCATGGTCCTTTACAAAATGTTATTAATCCTAAATATAATTTAAGCCTTCCAACCCATTATGGCTTTTTAAATGAACTGGAAATTCCAAATGATTATTCTATGGGTTATCCAGAATCTATAGGATTTAGAGCGGGGACAAGTTGTTCCTTCCTGTTCTATGATTTAAATATGGAAGTCACCACACCACTCACCATTCATCCTTACGTATTTCATTCACAGGTTTGTCATTCAAGATCAGAAGGCGAAATTAAAAGTAAGTTAGGAGGTATAATAGGAGAATTGAAAAAAGTTGATGGCACATTTAGAGGGATATTTAAGAATCGCGATTTTTCTCCATATTCTGATCCGGAATATTACTATTCCTTACTAAGACAAATAAATGATATTAGATAA
- the radC gene encoding RadC family protein, which produces MEEKKASLSIKTWSSGDRPREKLMQKGKLALSDAELIAILIGTGNSKESAVDLSRRILSTTNNNLNHLGKLSLQQLMKFKGIGEAKAVTILAAMELGRRRRSEEALEKVKISSSSSVFEILQPVLGELDHEEFWILYLNNANKVIEQYQISKGGITGTLVDVRVTLRKALELGAVSLILAHNHPSGNLNPSEADKQLTRKLKTASESLDIRVLDHIIVTEKSYFSFADEGIL; this is translated from the coding sequence ATGGAGGAAAAGAAAGCATCATTATCAATTAAAACCTGGTCTTCAGGAGATCGACCACGTGAAAAACTTATGCAAAAAGGGAAGCTGGCCCTTAGCGATGCAGAACTTATAGCCATTTTAATTGGTACAGGTAATAGTAAGGAAAGTGCAGTAGATTTAAGCAGAAGAATTCTCTCAACCACAAATAACAACTTAAACCATCTTGGGAAACTTTCTCTTCAGCAATTAATGAAGTTCAAGGGGATTGGGGAAGCAAAAGCTGTTACTATACTGGCCGCAATGGAGTTGGGAAGAAGGCGAAGAAGTGAAGAGGCGCTTGAGAAAGTGAAAATTAGCTCAAGCAGTTCGGTTTTCGAAATTTTACAACCTGTCCTGGGAGAACTGGATCATGAGGAGTTCTGGATACTTTATCTTAATAATGCTAATAAAGTCATTGAGCAGTATCAAATAAGTAAAGGAGGAATTACCGGGACTCTTGTAGATGTGAGGGTTACCCTTCGAAAAGCCCTGGAACTGGGCGCTGTTTCTCTCATCCTGGCGCACAACCATCCTTCTGGAAACTTAAATCCCAGTGAAGCAGATAAACAGCTTACCCGAAAGTTAAAAACAGCATCAGAAAGTCTTGATATAAGGGTTCTCGATCATATTATTGTAACTGAAAAATCCTATTTTAGTTTCGCCGACGAAGGGATCTTGTAA
- a CDS encoding gliding motility-associated C-terminal domain-containing protein, producing MQNFTLRKRGISMLLFALILLTTSFPSFAQENCPTVTNEEQSFCYLATVSDLEASGDALRWYRTLESTTPIPENELLQDGNYYAGNANGTCTTRRLVEVTVDNYGAPTTQFGVIFQPCEFGESDNSTVGDLIALVQGNNVEIYTEEYSGNPLPSSTVLEDGMSYFAGQRNPNTNCPTSRLALRYDPVLALAPTGDDTQTFCPEATVADLQAQATSPNTQAFRWYSTLTSNPALSPSTPLVNGEVYYASQIVNRSNSSLPPCESQDRFKVTVTIQEPFAGAPNTGIVCESDVLETFESIDAINNYLLDLLEEGVPTNGTFNPTAQQLAQQYQNDADGLGDFTTTYTVASGDCPASVDLTISIVAAEEANASEDRELEFNVSEGDQNLFTYLSEGANPNGYFENYPEGIFNPSEEGAGIYTVNYIVDPSIACVTGTDEALFTITVIDCEANAGADVNASLCSSQVEEFIANPALALAFFGNLIDENVDQTGTFDPSLQSIAAQWSTNPIGTFTTTYTVGEGDCQDSAVITINVTDGSTVNAGADNTGVVCETDVLSTFPDFPAIRNYYIGLLEEGVPTNGTFEPTMEELAANYQADNDGLGDFTTTYTVGNGECTDSVELTISVVPAEPATTGEIADTSICTSEDTINLFNFLSEANTMGGNFYQNGEMIANGSLIVSEGEYTITYTVSEADPATCLSGTASTTFVLTLNQGDAYAGEDGSVTLNESDAPVNLMDYLGGTPEMGGTWSNGDGSFDPATDAAGVYTYTVGTEPCQDTATVTVTINTVTDPTCPIDAGNPGMAVVCSADVIPTFPSVDEIRKYYLNLLDTGVARNGTFNPTPRQISEQYQADPDGLGDFTTTYTITNGDCSDSVELTVRVVESANAGTNGSVTLNEDDAAVNLFDYLGGTPDVGGTWSNGNGTFDPATDAAGVYTYTVGTESCQATATVTVTVNTETDPTCTIDAGDDVNVQLCTAQVEDFIANPASAAEFFSSLIDEDIDQTGTFNPTLETIVAQWMSNPVGTFTSTYTLTEEDCSDSATITLVVTEGGANAGENGSVTLNESDAPINLMDYLGGTPDMGGTWSNGDGFFDPATDAAGVYTYTIGTEPCQDAATVTVTVNTETDPTCNAGTPGIGVVCLADVNATFPSVDEIRKYYLNLLDTGVARNGTFNPTPRQISEQYQADSDGLGDFTTTYTIANGDCSDSVELTVRVVESVNAGTNGSVTLNEDDAAVNLFDYLGGTPDVGGTWSNGNGTFDPATDAAGVYTYTVGTESCQATATVTVTVNNETDPTECEDVISAGGDKSIEVCNSQVRNLRDNGVRNLYISLLDEGVPTNGTFNPTVAELIAQYNIVSNYGDFTTTYTVVSGDCQDSAVLTVTVLEANDAGEDRNITFCNTQEPVNLFDYLSPFATTTGTFIGYEDGMFDPATADAETVITYEVEEDDSECSANNFTAAFTITVAEPQDANAGGDRVVNICLDDTEEVDLFSILGEGALMTGSFSAPYEDGMFDPVAEGEGEYVITYTVDESSCAIGTDTATLTISVGGSQSQAPVADAEQFFCLSEGATVANLVATGGAEDTIVWYTDAELTTEADPTTALVTDAVYYAVAVSENACAPSEAVMVTVTLEDSVAPTIPNLGNEFCRQDNPTVQDLMTRLNGSDVRVYTSSTGGTALVSTTALEDGITYYATSTDATVGCESTERLLVNVIVGFCGIPEGFSPNGDGTNDTFEIPNIRRDYPNYNIEIYNRWGNMVYKGNQDWDGVSNQSTTLGDEVLPAGVYFYILNYNDGQTSPVQGKVYLSR from the coding sequence ATGCAAAATTTTACTTTAAGGAAGAGAGGGATATCTATGCTCCTTTTCGCCCTTATTTTATTAACCACGAGTTTTCCTTCCTTCGCACAGGAAAACTGCCCCACCGTAACTAATGAAGAACAGAGTTTCTGTTACTTAGCAACGGTTAGTGACCTGGAAGCGAGTGGCGATGCCTTACGATGGTATCGAACACTCGAGTCAACTACACCAATTCCTGAAAATGAACTGCTTCAGGATGGAAATTATTACGCAGGTAACGCTAACGGAACCTGCACAACCCGAAGACTTGTTGAGGTGACTGTAGATAATTACGGCGCACCTACCACACAGTTCGGAGTTATTTTTCAACCTTGTGAATTTGGAGAAAGCGACAACAGTACTGTTGGCGATCTTATTGCTTTGGTACAGGGAAATAATGTAGAAATTTATACTGAAGAGTATTCAGGTAACCCACTACCATCAAGTACTGTACTTGAGGATGGGATGAGCTACTTTGCAGGTCAAAGAAATCCTAATACCAATTGTCCTACAAGTAGATTGGCCTTACGATATGATCCTGTATTAGCTTTGGCTCCAACAGGTGATGATACTCAAACTTTTTGTCCTGAAGCTACTGTTGCCGATCTTCAGGCGCAGGCTACGAGCCCAAATACGCAAGCCTTTAGATGGTATAGCACACTTACATCAAACCCGGCATTAAGTCCATCAACTCCCCTGGTAAACGGTGAGGTCTATTATGCAAGCCAAATTGTGAATAGAAGTAATTCTTCTCTTCCTCCGTGCGAAAGTCAGGATAGATTTAAAGTTACTGTAACTATTCAGGAACCTTTTGCAGGTGCACCTAATACAGGAATTGTTTGTGAAAGTGATGTACTGGAAACATTTGAAAGTATTGATGCAATTAACAATTATCTCCTTGACCTATTAGAGGAAGGAGTTCCTACTAATGGTACTTTTAATCCAACAGCACAACAACTTGCTCAACAATATCAAAATGATGCTGATGGATTAGGTGATTTTACCACTACTTACACTGTTGCAAGCGGTGACTGTCCTGCATCTGTGGATTTAACTATAAGTATCGTCGCTGCAGAAGAAGCAAACGCTAGCGAAGACCGCGAACTCGAATTCAATGTAAGTGAAGGTGATCAAAACCTTTTCACATACCTTTCAGAAGGTGCTAATCCTAATGGATATTTCGAAAATTATCCAGAGGGAATTTTTAATCCTTCTGAAGAAGGTGCTGGAATCTATACAGTAAACTATATTGTTGATCCTTCCATTGCTTGTGTAACAGGTACAGATGAGGCACTATTTACAATTACCGTAATAGATTGTGAAGCAAACGCTGGTGCTGACGTGAATGCGTCCCTATGTTCTTCTCAAGTTGAAGAATTTATTGCAAATCCTGCTTTAGCTTTAGCATTTTTTGGAAACCTGATTGATGAAAATGTTGATCAAACAGGGACTTTCGATCCCTCTCTTCAGTCAATTGCCGCACAATGGTCAACTAATCCTATTGGAACCTTTACTACAACTTACACCGTAGGAGAAGGAGATTGTCAGGATTCAGCTGTTATTACTATAAACGTTACCGATGGTAGTACTGTAAATGCGGGAGCTGACAATACAGGTGTTGTTTGTGAAACCGATGTTCTTTCTACTTTCCCGGATTTTCCTGCAATAAGGAATTATTATATTGGATTGCTTGAAGAAGGTGTTCCTACAAATGGAACTTTTGAACCTACAATGGAAGAGTTGGCTGCTAATTACCAGGCAGACAATGACGGATTGGGTGACTTCACAACTACATATACTGTAGGAAACGGAGAATGTACAGACTCTGTTGAACTTACTATTTCAGTTGTTCCGGCAGAGCCTGCAACTACTGGTGAAATTGCAGATACTTCAATATGTACTTCTGAAGATACTATCAATCTTTTTAACTTTTTATCCGAAGCCAATACGATGGGCGGAAATTTCTACCAGAATGGTGAAATGATCGCAAATGGCTCGCTTATAGTTTCTGAAGGAGAATATACAATTACTTACACAGTATCTGAAGCTGATCCTGCAACTTGCTTATCAGGAACTGCTTCAACTACCTTTGTTCTTACTTTAAATCAAGGGGATGCCTATGCTGGTGAAGATGGTAGTGTTACTTTGAACGAAAGTGATGCTCCTGTTAATTTAATGGATTACTTAGGAGGAACTCCCGAAATGGGTGGAACCTGGAGTAACGGAGACGGATCTTTTGACCCGGCTACAGATGCTGCAGGAGTCTACACCTATACTGTAGGAACTGAACCTTGCCAGGACACAGCTACCGTAACCGTAACTATTAACACAGTAACAGACCCAACTTGTCCAATTGACGCAGGTAATCCTGGAATGGCAGTAGTTTGTTCTGCTGACGTAATTCCCACCTTCCCAAGTGTAGACGAAATAAGAAAATATTACTTAAACCTTCTTGACACAGGAGTAGCCAGAAATGGTACTTTCAATCCAACTCCACGTCAAATTTCTGAGCAATATCAAGCAGACCCAGATGGTCTTGGTGATTTCACTACTACCTATACAATTACAAACGGTGACTGTTCAGATTCAGTTGAATTAACTGTAAGAGTTGTAGAGTCTGCAAACGCAGGTACAAATGGAAGTGTGACTTTAAATGAAGATGACGCAGCTGTGAACTTATTCGACTATTTAGGAGGAACTCCTGATGTGGGTGGAACCTGGAGTAATGGCAACGGAACTTTTGATCCGGCAACAGATGCTGCAGGAGTTTATACTTACACTGTTGGAACTGAATCTTGTCAGGCTACAGCTACCGTAACTGTAACCGTAAACACCGAAACAGATCCTACCTGTACAATAGATGCAGGTGATGATGTAAATGTTCAATTATGTACTGCACAGGTAGAAGACTTTATAGCTAACCCTGCCTCAGCGGCTGAATTTTTTAGCTCTTTAATTGATGAAGATATTGACCAGACAGGAACATTTAATCCTACATTGGAGACCATTGTAGCACAATGGATGTCAAATCCTGTTGGCACCTTTACTTCAACTTACACTTTGACTGAGGAAGATTGTTCCGATTCAGCTACAATTACATTAGTTGTAACTGAAGGTGGTGCGAATGCTGGTGAAAATGGTTCTGTTACTTTGAATGAAAGTGATGCTCCTATTAATTTAATGGACTACTTAGGAGGTACTCCTGATATGGGAGGAACCTGGAGTAATGGAGACGGATTTTTTGACCCGGCCACAGATGCTGCTGGAGTCTACACCTATACTATAGGAACTGAACCTTGCCAGGATGCAGCTACTGTAACTGTAACTGTAAACACTGAAACAGATCCTACCTGTAATGCAGGTACTCCGGGGATAGGAGTAGTTTGTCTTGCTGATGTAAATGCTACCTTCCCTAGTGTTGACGAGATAAGAAAGTATTATCTAAACCTTCTTGACACAGGAGTAGCCAGAAATGGAACTTTTAATCCAACTCCCCGTCAAATTTCGGAGCAATATCAGGCAGATTCAGACGGTCTTGGTGATTTCACTACTACCTATACAATTGCAAACGGCGACTGTTCAGATTCAGTCGAATTAACTGTAAGAGTTGTAGAATCTGTAAACGCAGGTACAAATGGAAGTGTGACTTTAAATGAAGATGACGCAGCTGTGAACTTATTCGACTATCTAGGAGGAACTCCTGATGTGGGTGGAACCTGGAGTAATGGCAACGGAACTTTTGATCCGGCAACAGATGCTGCAGGAGTTTATACCTATACTGTAGGAACTGAATCTTGCCAGGCTACAGCTACCGTAACTGTAACCGTAAACAACGAAACAGATCCTACCGAGTGTGAGGATGTGATAAGTGCAGGAGGTGACAAGAGTATTGAAGTTTGTAATTCTCAAGTAAGAAATCTTAGAGATAACGGTGTAAGAAATCTTTACATCAGCCTACTCGATGAAGGTGTTCCAACAAATGGAACCTTTAATCCTACTGTTGCTGAGCTTATAGCCCAATACAACATTGTGAGCAATTATGGAGATTTTACTACAACTTACACCGTAGTGAGTGGAGACTGCCAGGATTCTGCAGTACTTACAGTAACTGTTTTAGAAGCTAACGACGCGGGAGAGGACAGAAATATTACTTTCTGTAATACCCAGGAACCTGTAAATCTTTTTGATTACTTAAGTCCTTTTGCAACTACAACAGGAACTTTTATTGGTTATGAAGACGGTATGTTTGATCCGGCTACTGCAGATGCGGAAACTGTAATTACCTATGAAGTTGAGGAAGATGACTCTGAATGTTCAGCTAACAATTTCACGGCAGCATTTACAATAACTGTAGCAGAACCTCAGGATGCGAATGCTGGAGGTGACAGGGTTGTGAACATTTGTCTTGATGATACTGAAGAAGTTGACCTATTCTCAATACTTGGTGAAGGTGCTTTAATGACTGGGTCATTTAGTGCTCCTTACGAGGATGGAATGTTTGATCCTGTAGCCGAAGGTGAAGGTGAATATGTTATCACTTACACAGTAGACGAATCGTCTTGTGCTATCGGAACTGATACTGCTACTCTCACAATTAGTGTTGGTGGATCACAATCTCAAGCTCCGGTAGCTGATGCAGAACAATTCTTCTGCTTAAGCGAAGGTGCTACTGTAGCTAATCTTGTTGCGACAGGTGGAGCTGAAGATACAATTGTTTGGTATACTGATGCTGAACTAACCACTGAAGCCGATCCTACTACAGCCCTTGTGACTGACGCTGTTTACTATGCAGTTGCAGTGAGTGAGAACGCTTGTGCACCTTCAGAAGCTGTAATGGTTACTGTTACTTTGGAAGACTCTGTAGCACCAACTATTCCTAATTTAGGAAATGAGTTCTGTCGTCAGGACAATCCTACTGTTCAGGATTTAATGACCCGACTTAATGGAAGCGATGTTCGTGTGTATACCAGTTCAACAGGTGGTACAGCTTTAGTAAGCACAACAGCTCTTGAAGATGGAATTACTTACTACGCAACATCTACAGATGCAACTGTAGGATGTGAGAGTACCGAGAGATTACTAGTAAATGTTATCGTTGGTTTCTGCGGAATTCCGGAAGGATTTTCACCAAATGGAGACGGTACCAATGATACTTTTGAAATTCCAAATATCAGAAGAGACTATCCTAACTACAACATCGAAATTTATAATAGATGGGGTAACATGGTATACAAAGGTAACCAGGACTGGGATGGAGTGTCTAATCAATCCACTACTTTAGGTGACGAAGTTCTACCAGCAGGTGTGTACTTCTACATCTTGAATTACAACGATGGACAAACTTCCCCTGTTCAGGGCAAAGTATACTTAAGTAGATAA
- a CDS encoding type IX secretion system membrane protein PorP/SprF translates to MKNTIIKYLIFTGIILFSIKGIAQQDPLFTQYMYNMSVINPAYATDNPGMLNLGGIYRSQWVGIDGAPSTASFFAHTPLSERVEVGLSIVHDEIGDVIKENNITADFAYVLPLDDNNNKLSFGVKAGITTFDGNISRLETNQPNDPAFQDISELFPVFGVGAFWFGDNHYLGISAPNLFTSKHLENEQGLKALGEENVHYFLTGGYVFDLSNDFKLKPAFMARGVEGAPLSVDITANVLMFNRLEAGIGYRLDESVTGLINFAVTPGLRVGYAYDYTTSNLGNYNDGTHEFLLLFDLDLFGLSKGYDKSPRFF, encoded by the coding sequence ATGAAAAACACAATAATTAAATATTTAATCTTTACGGGCATTATCCTTTTTTCTATCAAAGGTATAGCTCAACAAGACCCCCTCTTCACTCAGTACATGTATAACATGAGTGTTATTAACCCTGCTTACGCTACCGACAATCCTGGTATGCTTAATTTGGGTGGGATTTATAGATCACAATGGGTAGGAATTGACGGTGCTCCAAGCACCGCCAGTTTCTTTGCTCACACTCCCTTAAGTGAACGAGTAGAAGTAGGTTTATCTATAGTACACGACGAAATTGGAGATGTTATTAAAGAAAATAACATTACAGCCGATTTTGCTTATGTACTTCCACTGGACGATAACAACAATAAATTGTCTTTTGGTGTGAAAGCTGGTATAACCACTTTTGACGGAAACATTTCCAGATTGGAAACAAATCAACCTAATGACCCTGCTTTCCAGGATATTAGTGAGCTGTTCCCTGTTTTTGGAGTTGGGGCTTTCTGGTTTGGAGATAACCATTATTTAGGGATATCTGCACCTAACCTTTTTACTTCTAAACATTTAGAAAATGAGCAGGGTCTAAAAGCACTTGGAGAAGAGAACGTTCACTACTTCCTTACAGGAGGTTATGTATTTGATCTTTCCAACGACTTTAAACTTAAGCCTGCTTTTATGGCTAGAGGTGTAGAAGGCGCTCCTTTAAGTGTTGACATAACTGCAAACGTATTAATGTTCAACAGGCTTGAAGCTGGAATAGGTTACAGGTTGGATGAGTCCGTTACAGGTCTAATTAATTTTGCTGTAACACCGGGATTACGTGTAGGGTATGCTTATGATTATACAACTTCCAACCTTGGAAACTATAATGACGGCACTCACGAATTCCTGTTATTATTCGATTTAGATCTATTCGGATTATCGAAAGGATATGATAAATCACCTAGATTCTTCTAA
- a CDS encoding OmpA family protein — protein MKKLYSSILIILISFSAFAQSDLKKGNRFFAQRAYVDAAEAYEKVSNKDKEVLQNLGDSYFFTNQMGSAAEVYRTLFLRHEAEVAPEYRFRLAHSLMATGQTEDADEHFTEYFGKEFNFEKFRKELDTTVSHVYTTDQIMNNAASADFGIAFYNDQVVFASTRNQERPIYPWNKRPTLDLYIADMSDEGELSGIVLFPGDINTDTHESSATFSQDGMTMYFDRTNDKRVKDENDEKVAHISIYRAQNVNGNWTNVEVLPFSSEEYSVEHPSLSADGTKLYFASDMPGSLGSFDIYVVDVNADGTFGTPTNLGPGVNTAHREQFPFISEEDVLYFSSDGHPGFGNLDVYRTEGDFTEVKNIGTSANSAFDDFAFVIREGQDEGFFASNRRGTDNLYTFTREDYTPPVVEIDDRETNPETGRQQLRDVGNIYFDFDKATIKPESEPTLNKVADIMKKYPTLKIEIGSHADARGTDKYNMDLSERRAASTLEYLVSQGIERERLTSKGYGETMPLNDCTKPTGCTNEQYARNRRSEFTIMN, from the coding sequence ATGAAAAAATTATATAGTTCAATATTAATTATCCTTATAAGCTTTTCCGCTTTCGCACAAAGTGACTTAAAGAAAGGAAATCGCTTCTTTGCTCAAAGAGCATATGTAGATGCGGCCGAAGCTTATGAGAAAGTATCCAACAAGGACAAAGAAGTTCTTCAAAATCTGGGAGACTCCTATTTCTTTACAAATCAAATGGGAAGTGCTGCCGAGGTTTACAGAACTTTATTTCTTAGACACGAAGCAGAAGTAGCTCCGGAATACCGTTTTAGGCTGGCTCACTCTTTAATGGCTACTGGCCAAACTGAAGATGCTGATGAGCATTTTACAGAATACTTCGGTAAGGAATTTAACTTCGAAAAGTTCAGAAAAGAACTTGATACTACAGTATCGCACGTATACACGACAGATCAAATTATGAATAATGCAGCTTCAGCCGATTTTGGAATTGCTTTTTATAACGATCAGGTAGTATTTGCGTCAACAAGAAATCAGGAAAGACCAATTTACCCATGGAACAAAAGGCCAACTCTTGATCTTTACATTGCTGATATGAGTGATGAGGGCGAACTGAGTGGTATAGTTTTATTCCCGGGTGATATTAACACAGATACTCACGAGAGTTCTGCTACTTTCAGCCAGGACGGAATGACCATGTATTTTGACCGTACTAATGACAAAAGGGTTAAAGATGAAAATGATGAGAAAGTAGCCCACATTAGCATTTACCGTGCACAGAATGTGAATGGCAACTGGACCAATGTTGAAGTCCTACCTTTTTCAAGTGAAGAATATTCTGTAGAACATCCAAGCTTAAGTGCCGATGGTACAAAACTTTACTTTGCCAGCGATATGCCTGGTTCATTAGGATCTTTTGACATCTATGTTGTAGACGTAAATGCCGATGGAACTTTTGGAACACCTACAAACCTTGGACCTGGAGTAAACACTGCACATAGAGAGCAATTTCCTTTCATTAGTGAAGAGGATGTTCTTTACTTCTCTTCAGACGGACATCCTGGTTTTGGTAACCTGGACGTTTACAGAACTGAAGGTGATTTTACTGAAGTAAAAAATATTGGTACATCAGCTAACAGTGCTTTTGACGATTTCGCATTTGTTATTCGTGAAGGACAGGATGAAGGATTCTTTGCTTCTAACCGTAGAGGTACAGATAACCTTTATACTTTTACAAGAGAAGATTATACTCCTCCTGTAGTTGAAATCGATGACAGAGAAACTAATCCTGAAACAGGAAGACAACAATTGAGAGACGTTGGTAATATCTACTTTGATTTTGATAAAGCAACCATTAAACCAGAGTCTGAACCTACTCTTAATAAAGTTGCAGACATCATGAAGAAGTATCCAACTCTTAAAATAGAAATAGGATCACATGCTGATGCAAGAGGAACTGATAAATACAACATGGATCTTTCTGAAAGACGTGCGGCATCAACTCTGGAATACCTGGTAAGCCAGGGAATAGAAAGAGAAAGATTGACCTCTAAAGGATATGGCGAAACAATGCCATTAAACGACTGTACAAAACCAACAGGATGTACAAATGAGCAATATGCGCGAAACAGGCGTAGTGAGTTCACTATTATGAACTAG
- a CDS encoding DUF4136 domain-containing protein produces MKIFKYFALLAIVTSCNTPKAVFDYDEKVDFSELKTYGIYPDLVSNLNQLDEQRLLGILSEEMAQEGFTSAESPQIYVNFYTNQYETASRNSLGVGVGGGGGNMGVGISGGIPIGGPETYLRITFDFIDANSDSLIWQAIVDSKFNLNASPQKREEQLRAMVEEALEGYPPKK; encoded by the coding sequence ATGAAAATTTTCAAATATTTTGCTTTACTTGCTATTGTTACTTCCTGTAATACTCCTAAAGCTGTTTTTGATTATGATGAAAAAGTAGATTTTTCTGAATTAAAAACCTACGGAATATATCCCGATTTAGTTTCAAATTTAAATCAACTTGATGAGCAGCGTCTTTTAGGAATTCTTTCCGAAGAGATGGCACAAGAAGGTTTTACTTCTGCTGAAAGTCCTCAGATATACGTAAATTTTTATACAAACCAATATGAAACTGCCAGCAGGAACAGCCTGGGAGTTGGAGTTGGAGGTGGGGGAGGAAACATGGGAGTGGGAATTTCCGGCGGAATACCAATTGGAGGTCCGGAGACTTATCTCAGGATAACTTTTGACTTTATAGATGCTAACAGCGATTCTTTAATATGGCAGGCTATAGTAGACTCAAAGTTTAATCTAAATGCTTCTCCTCAAAAGCGGGAAGAACAGTTGAGAGCTATGGTAGAAGAAGCCCTGGAAGGTTATCCTCCAAAAAAATAA